One genomic segment of Humidesulfovibrio mexicanus includes these proteins:
- the lspA gene encoding signal peptidase II — translation MDSRLKTASLLAAGVIIPDQITKAVIQQKYALWETDPVIPGFFNMAHVLNKGAAFGFLNNPDSNWQVWFFVAVTVLAVGFISYLLATADPGDRFFIWGLGLVLGGALGNFIDRIRFGHVVDFLDFHVGGYHWPAFNVADIAITCGAFSVIVSMYMKNRREHKTETRRSGTGG, via the coding sequence ATGGATTCGCGCCTCAAAACAGCGTCCCTGCTCGCCGCAGGCGTCATCATTCCGGACCAGATCACCAAGGCGGTGATCCAGCAAAAGTACGCCTTGTGGGAGACGGACCCCGTGATCCCCGGTTTTTTCAACATGGCCCATGTGCTGAACAAGGGTGCGGCCTTCGGCTTTCTGAACAACCCGGACAGCAACTGGCAGGTCTGGTTCTTCGTTGCCGTCACCGTGCTGGCTGTGGGCTTCATCTCCTACCTGCTCGCCACCGCCGACCCCGGCGACCGGTTCTTCATCTGGGGACTGGGCCTTGTGCTGGGCGGGGCGCTCGGCAACTTCATCGACCGGATCCGCTTCGGGCACGTGGTGGATTTTCTGGACTTCCATGTGGGCGGCTATCACTGGCCGGCCTTCAACGTGGCCGATATCGCCATCACCTGCGGCGCGTTTTCGGTCATCGTTTCCATGTACATGAAAAACCGGCGCGAACACAAAACCGAAACCAGACGCTCAGGGACCGGAGGATAA
- a CDS encoding PLD nuclease N-terminal domain-containing protein, whose translation MFALPNLAPSQWAVILGAVGLFAAISLYSIWDAFHRDFGSSNAKFGWIQLAVMVPFFGGLAYLIFGRKRGRRL comes from the coding sequence ATGTTTGCGCTCCCCAACCTGGCCCCATCGCAGTGGGCCGTCATCCTCGGGGCCGTGGGGCTGTTCGCCGCCATCAGCCTCTATTCAATATGGGACGCCTTCCACCGTGACTTCGGATCCAGCAACGCCAAGTTCGGCTGGATTCAGCTGGCGGTCATGGTTCCTTTTTTTGGGGGACTGGCGTATCTGATTTTTGGCAGAAAAAGAGGGAGGAGACTGTAA
- a CDS encoding methyl-accepting chemotaxis protein, whose translation MRVVQAERAVEEAIASAVLSRERAEASRRDGLLSAARTLGVAIDGIHASCDELRALSEASGAGAQRQQDLMLDAAAATECLDKAVRQMQTRATSAVDQAGLARDKAQDGSGTVEETVFAIREVERKAQDLASVVRELGGQALAVEKIMDVISDIADQTNLLALNAAIEAARAGDAGRGFAVVADEVRKLAEKTMSATREVAQRTLDIQQGVERTERDMEETASRVASAVGLAQVSGESLREIVNLADDTARNIRDMAEAADEQAQSSGRIGDIVRQVKRISEQSHAGAQSSLSSVTGLLGRVVELESMNAVFQLIGGGAIQAVVDGLAADSRILSMDRAEQEAALRQALTTHASLELLYLTDARGRQVVSNMGRGSGGISADASAFGRDWSRRPWFTQPVQSRGMAVSEVYVSSATGENCITVSAPVYSKSGDLLCVIGVDVNLGRATASRAA comes from the coding sequence ATGCGCGTTGTCCAAGCGGAACGCGCGGTGGAAGAGGCCATTGCCAGTGCAGTCCTGTCGCGTGAACGAGCCGAGGCGTCCCGCCGTGATGGTCTGCTTTCCGCCGCCCGTACGCTTGGCGTCGCCATCGACGGCATCCACGCCTCTTGCGACGAGTTGCGCGCCCTTTCCGAAGCAAGCGGCGCTGGCGCCCAGCGGCAGCAGGATCTTATGCTCGATGCGGCGGCGGCGACGGAATGCCTGGACAAAGCCGTGCGCCAAATGCAGACCCGCGCCACAAGCGCGGTGGACCAGGCCGGGCTTGCCCGGGACAAGGCGCAAGATGGTTCCGGAACGGTGGAGGAGACCGTATTCGCCATCCGCGAGGTGGAGCGCAAGGCTCAGGATCTTGCCTCGGTGGTGCGCGAACTGGGCGGCCAGGCCCTGGCGGTGGAGAAGATCATGGACGTCATCAGCGACATCGCCGACCAGACCAACCTGCTTGCCTTGAACGCCGCAATCGAGGCCGCGCGCGCTGGCGATGCGGGGCGTGGCTTTGCCGTTGTGGCGGACGAGGTGCGCAAACTGGCGGAAAAGACCATGAGCGCCACGCGCGAGGTTGCACAGCGAACGCTGGACATCCAACAAGGGGTGGAGCGCACCGAACGAGACATGGAGGAGACGGCCAGCCGTGTGGCCAGCGCCGTCGGGCTGGCGCAGGTCTCGGGAGAATCGCTTCGCGAGATCGTCAACCTTGCCGACGACACGGCCCGAAATATTCGAGACATGGCCGAAGCCGCCGACGAGCAGGCGCAATCAAGCGGCCGCATCGGCGACATCGTGCGCCAAGTCAAGCGCATATCCGAACAGAGCCACGCCGGGGCCCAGAGCTCCTTGTCATCGGTGACCGGCCTGCTTGGTCGCGTGGTGGAGCTTGAGTCCATGAACGCGGTGTTCCAACTTATCGGCGGCGGAGCCATACAGGCTGTCGTGGACGGTCTGGCTGCGGACAGTCGGATTCTCTCCATGGACCGCGCAGAGCAGGAGGCCGCCCTGCGCCAGGCCCTGACGACACATGCCTCCCTTGAGCTGCTGTACCTTACGGATGCCCGCGGCCGCCAAGTGGTGTCGAACATGGGCCGCGGAAGCGGTGGAATCAGCGCGGACGCATCGGCCTTTGGCCGCGACTGGTCACGCAGGCCTTGGTTCACGCAGCCTGTTCAGTCGCGCGGGATGGCCGTAAGCGAGGTGTATGTGTCAAGCGCCACCGGAGAGAACTGCATCACCGTTTCCGCCCCTGTGTACTCCAAGTCCGGAGATCTGCTGTGCGTCATCGGCGTGGACGTGAACCTGGGCCGCGCAACGGCAAGCCGTGCGGCCTGA
- the ileS gene encoding isoleucine--tRNA ligase, translating into MSDYKQTLKLPQTGFPMKANLKQKEPEILKFWEEIDAYGAMVAANEGYATYVLHDGPPYANGNIHMGTAMNKTLKDIVVKSRNMGGRQAQYVPGWDCHGLPIEHKVETELKKKKKELPAVTVRKLCREYALKFLDIQRKEFKRLGVLGAWDKPYMTLDPKYEAATARELGNFMAKGSVIRGKKPIYWCCSCHTALAEAEVEYADHSSPSIYVRFPLADKRVQELLPAGTKWDPAKTFVAIWTTTPWTLPDNMGVCVHPEFDYVFAEADGCLYLMAERLLAPCAEIFGWDAPKVVARLSGANLEGLEACHPFYKRKSPIILGDHVTLDAGTGCVHTAPGHGREDYEVGLKYGLEVYSPLDDAGRFLTDVEFFAGLTVFEANPKVIEKLKQVGHLLAQEKISHSYPHCWRCKEPVIFRATTQWFISMEANELRKKSLSAIHNDVRWIPAWGEERIGNMIENRPDWCISRQRTWGVPIVALICEDCDEAYFDPAWVMGVVEKFAQHPTGCDYWFEAPLEEIVPTGLKCPKCGRSHWRRETDILDVWFDSGTSFAAVLEQRPELSCPADLYLEGSDQHRGWFHSSLLASMGTRGVPPYKAVLTHGYVVDGDGRKMSKSIGNVIAPQEIIDKHGAEILRMWVSAVNYQEDVRISDEILSRLVDAYRRIRNTVRFLLGNLADFDPAADAVAPKDMLPLDRFALDLMERRHKTIAQAYEDFEFHKVYHTLHNLCTTDLSAFYLDIIKDRLYVCAGLERRSAQTVLHRALLILLHDMAPVLSFTAEEAWQTLPEATRPGGKSVFTMRLPDASASLSDAERQGFELLLAARGEVTRAIEPMRKAGGIGHSLDTSVSLYADGDMANALATPGLDLREFLIVSKVQVRPLAEAPADAHASEELAGLKVTVDRAPGDKCQRCWRYDEALGQDAGHPDLCPRCTAVVLGN; encoded by the coding sequence ATGAGCGACTACAAGCAGACCCTCAAGCTGCCGCAGACCGGCTTCCCCATGAAGGCCAACCTGAAGCAGAAGGAGCCGGAAATCCTCAAGTTCTGGGAGGAAATCGACGCCTATGGCGCGATGGTTGCGGCCAACGAGGGATACGCGACCTATGTCCTGCACGACGGCCCGCCCTACGCCAACGGCAACATCCACATGGGCACGGCCATGAACAAGACCCTGAAGGACATCGTGGTCAAGTCGCGCAACATGGGCGGAAGGCAAGCCCAGTACGTTCCTGGCTGGGACTGCCACGGGCTGCCCATTGAACACAAGGTGGAGACCGAGCTCAAGAAAAAGAAAAAGGAATTGCCCGCCGTCACCGTGCGCAAGCTGTGCCGCGAGTACGCGCTGAAGTTCCTCGACATCCAGCGCAAGGAATTCAAACGCCTGGGCGTACTGGGGGCATGGGACAAGCCTTACATGACCCTTGACCCCAAATACGAAGCCGCAACGGCGCGCGAACTGGGCAACTTCATGGCCAAGGGATCGGTGATCCGCGGCAAGAAGCCCATCTACTGGTGCTGCTCTTGCCACACGGCCCTGGCCGAGGCCGAGGTGGAATACGCCGACCACTCCTCCCCATCCATCTATGTGCGCTTCCCCCTGGCGGACAAGCGCGTGCAGGAGCTTTTGCCCGCCGGGACCAAGTGGGACCCCGCCAAGACCTTCGTGGCCATCTGGACCACCACTCCCTGGACCCTGCCGGACAACATGGGCGTGTGCGTGCACCCGGAGTTCGACTATGTTTTCGCCGAGGCCGACGGCTGCCTGTACCTCATGGCCGAACGCCTGCTTGCCCCCTGCGCCGAGATTTTCGGCTGGGACGCGCCCAAGGTTGTGGCTCGCCTGAGCGGCGCGAACCTGGAAGGTTTGGAAGCCTGCCACCCCTTTTACAAGCGCAAGTCGCCCATCATCCTGGGCGACCACGTGACGCTGGACGCGGGCACCGGCTGCGTCCACACCGCTCCCGGCCACGGCCGCGAGGACTACGAAGTGGGCCTGAAGTACGGGCTGGAGGTGTACTCCCCCCTGGACGATGCGGGCCGCTTCCTCACGGACGTTGAGTTCTTCGCTGGCCTCACGGTGTTCGAGGCCAACCCCAAGGTCATCGAGAAGCTCAAGCAGGTGGGCCATCTGCTGGCGCAGGAGAAGATCAGCCACTCCTACCCGCACTGCTGGCGCTGCAAGGAGCCGGTCATATTCCGCGCCACCACCCAGTGGTTCATCTCTATGGAGGCGAACGAGCTTCGCAAAAAATCGCTGTCGGCCATCCACAACGACGTGCGCTGGATTCCGGCCTGGGGCGAAGAGCGCATCGGCAACATGATCGAGAACCGCCCGGACTGGTGCATTTCGCGCCAGCGCACCTGGGGCGTGCCCATCGTGGCGCTCATTTGCGAGGACTGCGACGAGGCCTACTTCGACCCAGCCTGGGTCATGGGCGTTGTGGAGAAGTTCGCGCAGCATCCCACTGGCTGTGACTACTGGTTCGAGGCGCCGCTTGAGGAAATCGTGCCGACCGGGCTCAAGTGCCCCAAATGCGGACGTTCGCACTGGCGACGTGAGACCGACATCCTGGATGTCTGGTTCGACTCCGGCACCAGCTTCGCCGCTGTGCTGGAGCAGCGCCCGGAGCTGTCCTGCCCGGCGGACCTGTACCTGGAGGGCTCGGACCAGCATCGCGGCTGGTTCCACAGCTCGCTTTTGGCCAGCATGGGCACGCGCGGGGTTCCGCCATACAAGGCCGTGCTCACCCATGGCTACGTGGTGGACGGCGACGGCCGCAAGATGAGCAAATCCATCGGCAACGTCATCGCCCCGCAGGAGATCATCGACAAGCACGGCGCGGAGATCCTGCGCATGTGGGTTTCGGCCGTGAACTATCAGGAAGACGTGCGCATCTCCGACGAGATCCTTTCACGCCTGGTGGACGCCTACCGCCGCATCCGCAACACGGTGCGCTTCCTCTTGGGCAACTTGGCCGACTTCGACCCGGCTGCTGACGCGGTTGCGCCCAAGGATATGCTCCCCCTGGACCGCTTCGCCCTGGACCTGATGGAGCGCCGCCACAAGACCATCGCCCAGGCTTACGAGGACTTCGAGTTCCACAAGGTGTACCACACCCTGCACAATCTCTGCACCACGGACCTCTCGGCCTTCTATCTCGACATCATCAAGGACCGGCTCTACGTGTGCGCAGGCCTGGAGCGCAGAAGCGCCCAAACCGTGCTGCACAGGGCGCTGCTGATTCTGTTGCACGACATGGCCCCGGTGCTGTCGTTTACGGCGGAAGAGGCGTGGCAGACACTGCCCGAGGCCACGCGCCCCGGCGGCAAAAGCGTATTCACCATGCGCCTGCCTGATGCGTCGGCCAGCCTGTCTGACGCTGAACGGCAAGGCTTCGAACTGCTGCTGGCCGCGCGCGGCGAGGTGACCCGCGCCATTGAGCCCATGCGCAAGGCCGGAGGCATCGGGCACTCCCTGGACACCAGTGTAAGCCTCTACGCCGATGGCGACATGGCCAACGCCCTGGCGACGCCAGGACTCGATCTGCGCGAGTTCCTCATCGTCTCCAAGGTCCAGGTCCGCCCGCTGGCGGAGGCCCCGGCCGATGCGCACGCTTCCGAGGAACTGGCCGGGCTCAAGGTGACGGTCGACCGCGCCCCGGGCGACAAATGCCAACGCTGCTGGCGCTACGACGAAGCGTTGGGCCAGGACGCCGGGCACCCGGACCTTTGCCCGCGGTGTACGGCGGTGGTTCTGGGAAACTAG
- a CDS encoding NIL domain-containing protein — translation MTADGNGFSKIIYLSFPPETSGRPVVCNLAMLFDLRFNILKADISPRHEGSLTLEVSGREENYQKGLSYLKENGVKITPASQKVSRDEDACMHCGLCTSLCRTKALSVDLTTRKVLFDVDRCSACGICTRVCPVRAMIVDMNDDDLS, via the coding sequence ATGACAGCAGATGGCAACGGCTTCAGCAAAATCATCTACCTTTCCTTCCCGCCGGAGACCAGCGGCAGGCCCGTGGTATGCAACCTCGCCATGCTCTTCGACCTGCGCTTCAACATCCTCAAGGCCGACATCAGCCCCAGACATGAGGGAAGCCTTACCCTGGAAGTGTCCGGCCGGGAGGAAAACTATCAGAAGGGCCTCTCCTACCTGAAAGAGAACGGGGTCAAAATTACCCCGGCCTCGCAAAAGGTGTCCCGAGACGAGGACGCCTGCATGCACTGCGGGCTGTGCACCTCTCTGTGCCGCACAAAAGCCCTTTCCGTAGACCTGACCACCCGCAAGGTGCTTTTTGATGTGGACCGCTGCTCGGCCTGTGGCATATGCACACGGGTATGCCCTGTGCGGGCCATGATCGTCGATATGAACGATGACGATCTCAGCTGA
- a CDS encoding protein phosphatase CheZ gives MSEENPIMRELMQKVADKLTADLRDTLTAAVEREISRTLSGALLEGEFYRRVNEDLQKGFKEIYQEIKVAKSGNSAPVPVSEDPNELFSRASNQLDAILQTTENATVKIIETIENLQTMSDTLGGIVKSFERGGVSKSERETLGRINDALSRDLMSIMTTLSFQDLTGQRIKIIIETIKKIEKIVLDVYMTTGLMIKARAEAPAEEADFNDLQAKAKTQLSTLQGPQLDSTQGSVDDLLASLGL, from the coding sequence GTGAGCGAAGAGAATCCCATCATGCGCGAACTGATGCAGAAGGTGGCCGACAAGCTCACCGCCGACTTGCGCGATACGCTAACCGCCGCCGTGGAGCGCGAGATCTCCCGCACCCTCTCCGGTGCGTTGCTTGAGGGAGAGTTTTATCGCCGCGTGAACGAGGACCTGCAAAAAGGCTTCAAGGAAATCTACCAGGAAATCAAAGTCGCCAAATCCGGCAACAGCGCGCCGGTCCCTGTGAGCGAAGACCCCAACGAACTGTTCAGCCGCGCCTCAAACCAGCTTGACGCCATCCTGCAGACCACGGAAAACGCCACGGTCAAGATCATCGAAACCATAGAAAACCTGCAGACAATGAGCGACACCCTGGGCGGCATCGTCAAGTCCTTCGAAAGGGGCGGGGTATCCAAGTCGGAACGGGAGACCCTCGGCCGCATCAACGATGCCCTGAGCCGCGATCTCATGAGCATAATGACCACGTTGAGCTTTCAGGACCTCACGGGGCAGCGCATCAAGATCATCATTGAAACGATTAAGAAGATTGAAAAAATTGTCCTTGATGTGTACATGACGACAGGGCTCATGATCAAGGCCCGCGCCGAGGCGCCTGCCGAGGAGGCTGACTTCAACGACCTTCAGGCCAAGGCCAAGACCCAGCTCTCCACACTGCAAGGCCCGCAGCTCGACTCCACGCAGGGCTCCGTGGACGACCTGCTGGCCAGCCTGGGGCTGTAG
- a CDS encoding tetratricopeptide repeat protein, which yields MTARTTLLAVGLSALLFGCATKSDLETLQNQSYRDRQESRRTIQKLEEQLTQTQDQLREEIQKSTSPVQAKQANTWAELEAMRMQVAKMQEKLDTLTMKYNAMTSAGEGAPTLAEVAGDVQNIKVALQSQFGMDLGAPAPAPAKHAEVHAPAQDKAQPSAKPAEPVKAAPKAEPIKTTDTAEALFAKADASFKARKYEEARQYYSEFATNFKKHPKTSDAIFWVGESAYNLQDYGKAVLAYQEVIERFPKSGKYKSAVLKQGMAFFKIGKDKAGRAVLEDLISRFPSAPESISAKKFLKDHK from the coding sequence ATGACCGCTCGCACTACGCTTCTTGCCGTGGGCCTGTCCGCCCTGCTGTTCGGCTGCGCCACCAAGTCGGACCTGGAAACCCTTCAAAACCAGTCCTACCGCGATCGTCAGGAAAGCCGCCGCACCATCCAGAAGCTGGAAGAGCAGCTGACCCAGACTCAGGACCAGCTGCGCGAGGAGATACAGAAGAGCACGAGCCCGGTGCAGGCCAAACAGGCCAACACCTGGGCGGAGCTTGAGGCCATGCGGATGCAGGTGGCCAAGATGCAGGAAAAACTCGACACCCTCACCATGAAATACAACGCCATGACTTCCGCCGGAGAGGGCGCTCCCACCCTGGCCGAGGTTGCGGGCGATGTGCAAAACATCAAAGTCGCGCTGCAGAGCCAGTTCGGCATGGACCTTGGCGCCCCGGCCCCGGCCCCGGCCAAGCACGCGGAGGTCCACGCCCCCGCCCAGGACAAGGCGCAGCCGTCCGCCAAGCCGGCCGAGCCCGTCAAGGCCGCGCCCAAGGCCGAGCCCATCAAGACCACGGATACGGCGGAGGCCCTATTCGCCAAGGCGGACGCGTCCTTCAAGGCCCGGAAGTACGAGGAAGCGCGCCAGTACTACTCGGAGTTCGCCACAAATTTCAAGAAGCATCCCAAGACATCCGACGCGATCTTCTGGGTGGGCGAGAGCGCCTACAACCTGCAGGACTACGGCAAGGCCGTGCTCGCCTATCAGGAAGTCATCGAGCGCTTTCCCAAGAGCGGCAAGTACAAGTCCGCCGTGCTCAAGCAGGGCATGGCCTTCTTCAAGATCGGCAAGGACAAGGCTGGCCGCGCCGTGCTGGAGGACCTCATTTCCCGCTTCCCCAGCGCCCCGGAATCCATCAGCGCCAAGAAGTTTCTCAAGGACCACAAGTAA
- a CDS encoding DUF1318 domain-containing protein gives MKRHSAPRTCVLAAALCSALVGCTLAEVKVNVASERTSLENQILGSYNALSDETLLVASVRGVDPLGRIQTPPPKSGEQQDAIAAMQLLSFHADDVDAFKRLGWAGEDNQGLLKPFPLTRGNAPDDLKEFAARYGQKEFDNVVAEVNAAREVVMRRAMETNARLTRADMPKVRAVFAKLAADASQPGDKFQNPDGAWTVKR, from the coding sequence ATGAAGCGCCACTCCGCCCCTCGCACCTGTGTCCTGGCCGCGGCCCTGTGCTCGGCCCTCGTCGGCTGCACCCTGGCCGAAGTCAAGGTCAACGTGGCCAGCGAACGCACCTCCCTGGAGAACCAGATTCTTGGCTCCTACAATGCCTTGTCCGACGAAACCCTGCTGGTGGCCTCGGTACGCGGGGTGGACCCGCTCGGCCGCATCCAGACGCCGCCTCCAAAGAGCGGCGAGCAGCAGGACGCCATCGCCGCCATGCAGCTCTTGTCCTTCCATGCCGACGATGTGGACGCCTTCAAACGCCTGGGATGGGCGGGAGAGGACAACCAGGGCCTTCTGAAACCCTTCCCCCTGACGCGCGGCAACGCCCCGGACGACTTGAAGGAATTTGCGGCCCGCTACGGACAGAAGGAATTCGACAACGTCGTCGCCGAGGTCAACGCCGCCCGCGAGGTGGTGATGCGCCGGGCCATGGAGACCAACGCCAGGCTTACCCGGGCGGACATGCCCAAGGTGCGCGCCGTGTTCGCCAAGCTCGCGGCCGATGCTTCGCAGCCGGGGGACAAGTTCCAGAATCCCGATGGTGCCTGGACGGTGAAGCGATGA
- a CDS encoding superoxide dismutase family protein, whose protein sequence is MPKSRLLLLPMLALFSLLVGGCGAAARLMSPSQVEARLAPVKGGKASGLMTFRQQGKELLILGTFTGLTPGAHGLHIHEGGDCGGPAARNAGGHFNPTGARHGSPGAASHHAGDLPMVTAGADGTARFQARMAGLSLDGGPMSINGRTVIVTARPDDFTTQPDGNSGPAVACGVIGQSR, encoded by the coding sequence ATGCCGAAATCACGCCTTTTGCTCCTGCCCATGCTGGCGCTGTTCTCGCTGCTGGTCGGCGGCTGCGGCGCCGCAGCGCGTCTCATGAGCCCCTCACAGGTGGAAGCCCGCCTCGCCCCAGTTAAAGGCGGCAAGGCCTCCGGCCTTATGACCTTCCGCCAGCAAGGCAAGGAATTGCTCATACTGGGAACCTTCACGGGGCTGACTCCGGGCGCGCACGGCCTGCACATTCACGAGGGCGGGGATTGCGGCGGGCCCGCCGCGCGCAACGCGGGCGGACACTTCAATCCAACCGGCGCTCGCCACGGCAGCCCAGGCGCCGCATCGCACCACGCGGGCGACCTGCCCATGGTCACGGCAGGGGCCGATGGCACGGCGCGCTTCCAGGCGCGCATGGCCGGCCTGAGCCTGGACGGCGGCCCCATGTCCATCAACGGACGCACGGTCATCGTCACCGCCCGGCCCGACGACTTCACCACGCAGCCGGACGGGAATTCCGGTCCTGCCGTGGCCTGCGGCGTCATCGGCCAGTCGCGCTGA